From Pseudomonas hormoni:
TCGCGGCCACCCTGCAAGGCCTGCCGTTGTCGGCGACCGTGGAAGAATTCGAGCCGCCAAAGATCGAGTTCGAAATGGAAGAAATGCGTGGCGGTCGCTTTATTGCCGAGGAAATGGCCAAGGGAAGCAAGGCCATCTCCGCCAAGCTGAAGCTGCAAGGCATGGGGCCGGAGCTCATGTTGGCGTTGGGCGTGAAACTGGGCGATGACATCTTGTTGAATGTTCGCGAGGCTGGTCAGGACCAGGATGGCAACACCTGGTTCACCTACCACACCGTCGGCGGCAAGTTGAAATCCCTCGTGGAAACCACGCTGAAGATGAATGACAAACCGACCACCACGCTTGAACTGTCCTGCCGCACCTACAACCGTCTGGAAAACGGCATCCCGGTGATCGACATCGACGTGCGCACCCAGAAGTTCGTACTCAACGGCGTCGACATTCTCGGCGACGCCCGCCGCGCGGTGTTGATCCCATAAACCTGTGGGATTGAACCTGTGGCGAGGGGATTTATCCCCGTTGGGCTGCGAAGCAGCCCCGAAACTGAAAACCGTGGTGTATCAGGCTCCCCGCACGCAATGGTTTAACGACTGCTTCGCAGCCGAACGGGGATGAATCCCTCGCCACACGGGCGCGCTCCCACAAGGTGCGTTGCCCAACACCTTCCCATGATTCACCAAGGAATTCATTTCATGTCCTGGACACCTCCTGTTCACGCCTTGCTGTCGCCGATCACCGCCGACGATCAGTCGGAGATCGAGCAGATTCAGCTCAAACCGTTGTACTACGCCGCACAGAAAGAGGCCCTGGCCCGTGCCGGCGATGATGAGGACGATCAATTTTTCGAACTGGCGCTGCTGGCCACTGGGCTGTCCGTCAAGGAACTCGACCAACTCAAACGCCCGGACTACGTGAGCATCGCGCAGTACGTGCACGAGATGTCGACGCGGCCGGCTTCGTATTTTCTGGAGCAGAGCGAAGAAGAACCGAGCGAGCCCGATCAGGTTCAGCTGCTGCAACCGCTCCACGTAGCAGGTCGCACCCTGACATCACTGAGCCTCGAAATGCCGGTGCTGCGCGCGACCAAGGCGATGAAAAAACTCAAGACGCCCAAGGAACGCGCCGAGTTCATCACCGCCCATTGCACCGGTCTGATGATTCCCGATCTGGCCCTGCTGACCGTGCCCGACTGGACACAGCTTCAGGTACGCATCGACGATTTTTTAAACAAACCGGCGGCCTACTTTCGGAGCGCGACATCGAAGTAATCCTCGATGTGGTGCCGCTCATTTACCCGGTAAGTGAAGCGGACATTCTGGAGTGGGACGTCGGCAAGGCCTTGCGCCGCTACGACATCGCGATCACTCGCCTTGGCGTGAAACAGGAGTAGAGCGGGATGGCAGACAGTCAATATTCGCTGGCCGGAGCAGCGATGAACAGCATCGTGCTGCCGCAATCCGGCAGCACGAATGAAGTGGTCGGGTTGGGTGGTCTCAAGGAGCCTTTCTCCCAGCTGAGTCTGGACTTGGCCACGGCCAGTCTCGACATCCGTTTGTTGGTAGCGGAGCAGATAAAGCTCCGGGAAACCCTGATGTCGTTGAACGTTGCACTGTCGTCACAGCAGTCGCTGCTCAAGGCAAACGCCTCGGTGCCTGCATCGGGCAGCGAGGCAAAGTCAGCGCTCAAGGCTGAGGTTGCGCAGCGCTCGCCTCCCGACGACTTGAAGTCGGCGATGGCGATGCAGACAGTGATGGTCGATCTCAATCAGAAATTGAAGCTGGACCCGGATCAACTTCAAGCGCTGTCCGAAGACAATCTGAAGCTGGCCGGCGACAAACAAACTGCCTCCAGCGGCGCGACGGGAGTGCAACTGGCGCAGGCCCAATTGGCGGCGGTCAACGGGGGGCTGGTCAAGGACGTCAAGCCGGAAGACCTGCGGCAAGCGCTGACCGATTTTGCCCGCGACAGTGCCGTCATGGCCTCGGCGTACAAGATCGACATCAAAGAGGCCGGCGCGATCATCACCGGCTGGCGCACTACGTTGGGCCTTGATCGAGCGAAAACTCTCGACTTGGGCAACGCCGCCACCCGCCTTGGCGCCAGTATCAATTTGAAT
This genomic window contains:
- a CDS encoding phage tail assembly protein, with amino-acid sequence MSWTPPVHALLSPITADDQSEIEQIQLKPLYYAAQKEALARAGDDEDDQFFELALLATGLSVKELDQLKRPDYVSIAQYVHEMSTRPASYFLEQSEEEPSEPDQVQLLQPLHVAGRTLTSLSLEMPVLRATKAMKKLKTPKERAEFITAHCTGLMIPDLALLTVPDWTQLQVRIDDFLNKPAAYFRSATSK
- a CDS encoding phage major tail tube protein, producing MFTNRVRQAIAATLQGLPLSATVEEFEPPKIEFEMEEMRGGRFIAEEMAKGSKAISAKLKLQGMGPELMLALGVKLGDDILLNVREAGQDQDGNTWFTYHTVGGKLKSLVETTLKMNDKPTTTLELSCRTYNRLENGIPVIDIDVRTQKFVLNGVDILGDARRAVLIP